The Alnus glutinosa chromosome 7, dhAlnGlut1.1, whole genome shotgun sequence genome includes a region encoding these proteins:
- the LOC133872702 gene encoding pentatricopeptide repeat-containing protein At2g36240: protein MGFKKLLKPKPLQLWKQPPPPTLSPIPNPSLPAPPPTPPTVLPTLTLSDHTPTHHAHLLRFLKAHLTPPITPAHLLHFLKSKLRHHPSLTHYDFHIFNWASTIDSFRHDHSTFEWMARTLAVTDRFDELGSLLHFMASSPCPCSDGIFSCPSTEPIFRFSINAYCRVGRLDEAVVAFETMRKMIDGRPSVTMYNILIHGFVKCGQHENALKVYDEMIKSRVKPDVYTFNILISSYCRNSQFGLALELFKEMREKGCSPNVVSFNTLIKGFFRERKFDEGVAMAYEMIGLGCELSRVTCEILVDGLGREGRVSEACDLLIDFSRKGVLPNGYDYLGLVEALCGNGNAGRALEVVDELWKRGNVPSFVVCTTLIEGLRRLGRIDEAFRLMERMLRESMVPDSVTFNCLLQGLCNVGRTVDANSLRLLASRKGFDPDGMTYSILVSGYTREGKQKEGEVVVDEMLDRGFIPDLVTYNRLMDGLANARSSVQRQANVIISN from the coding sequence ATGGGTTTCAAGAAGCTCCTGAAACCCAAACCTCTCCAATTATGGaaacaaccaccaccaccaacacTCTCTCCAATCCCAAACCCCTCTCTCCCGGCACCACCGCCAACGCCTCCCACCGTGCTCcccactctcactctctccgaCCACACGCCCACCCACCACGCCCACCTCCTCCGCTTCCTCAAGGCCCATCTCACACCACCCATCACCCCCGCCCACCTCCTCCACTTCCTCAAGTCCAAGCTCCGCCACCACCCTTCGCTCACCCACTACGACTTCCACATCTTCAACTGGGCCTCCACCATCGACTCCTTCCGCCACGACCACTCCACGTTCGAATGGATGGCCCGCACGCTCGCCGTCACCGACCGCTTCGACGAACTCGGCTCCCTCCTCCACTTCATGGCCTCCAGCCCCTGCCCCTGCTCCGACGGTATCTTCTCGTGCCCTTCCACCGAACCCATCTTTAGATTTTCGATCAATGCGTATTGTAGAGTTGGGAGATTGGATGAGGCTGTTGTTGCGTTTGAAACTATGAGAAAAATGATTGACGGGAGGCCCAGTGTGACGATGTATAATATTTTGATTCATGGGTTTGTGAAATGTGGGCAGCACGAGAATGCACTGAAGGTGTATGATGAAATGATTAAGAGTAGGGTTAAGCCGGATGTGTATACGTTTAATATTTTGATTAGTAGTTATTGTCGAAATTCGCAGTTTGGGTTAGCTCTGGAGTTGTTTAAGGAGATGAGAGAAAAGGGTTGCAGTCCAAATGTTGTTAGTTTTAATACTTTGATTAAGGGGTTCTTTAGGGAGAGGAAGTTTGATGAAGGGGTTGCAATGGCTTACGAGATGATTGGATTGGGATGTGAGCTTTCGAGAGTGACTTGTGAAATATTGGTTGATGGGCTTGGTAGAGAAGGTCGGGTGTCGGAGGCATGTGACCTATTGATTGATTTTTCAAGGAAAGGAGTTTTGCCCAATGGGTATGATTATTTAGGTCTGGTGGAGGCACTTTGTGGGAATGGAAATGCAGGTAGAGCGTTGGAGGTTGTGGATGAGCTATGGAAGAGAGGGAATGTTCCAAGCTTTGTTGTTTGTACTACTTTGATTGAAGGTTTGAGAAGGTTAGGGAGAATTGATGAAGCATTTAGACTGATGGAGAGGATGCTTAGAGAGAGTATGGTTCCGGATAGTGTGACTTTTAATTGTCTCCTTCAAGGTCTTTGCAATGTGGGAAGAACTGTGGATGCAAATAGCTTGAGGTTGTTGGCTTCACGCAAGGGTTTCGACCCAGATGGAATGACCTATAGTATTTTGGTGTCTGGTTATACTAGAGAGGGAAAACAGAAGGAGGGGGAAGTGGTGGTGGATGAGATGTTGGATAGGGGGTTTATACCTGATCTTGTTACATATAATAGGTTGATGGATGGGCTTGCTAATGCAAGAAGTTCTGTGCAGCGGCAAGCTAATGTTATCATTAGTAATTGA